In Gloeocapsopsis sp. IPPAS B-1203, a genomic segment contains:
- a CDS encoding DUF5615 family PIN-like protein: MRILLDECVPRPLKRELRDHDIRTVIEMGWSGKKNGELLQLMVQEGFTTLLTTDQNLRYQQNLLQAGVAVVVLIAPSNRLPDLIPLIPDVCNVLNTLTLGEVIEVGGS; this comes from the coding sequence GTGCGAATCCTGCTTGATGAGTGTGTTCCAAGACCGCTAAAACGCGAACTTCGCGATCATGATATACGAACAGTTATAGAAATGGGATGGTCCGGCAAAAAGAACGGTGAGCTATTGCAACTCATGGTTCAAGAGGGCTTCACAACTTTACTGACTACAGACCAAAACTTAAGATATCAGCAAAATTTACTGCAAGCCGGAGTTGCAGTTGTTGTTCTCATAGCGCCTAGCAATCGCCTTCCTGATTTGATTCCACTGATCCCAGATGTTTGCAACGTACTAAATACACTTACTCTGGGTGAAGTTATTGAAGTTGGAGGCTCTTGA
- a CDS encoding type II toxin-antitoxin system VapC family toxin translates to MQYLLDTCVISDFIKGETGTQFRLKQTPPIEIAVSAITVMELRYGLALNSQRAQKVEPIIASFLSSVTILPFSTIEAEQAARIRATLKSQGQPIGAYDVLIAATALQHNLLMITANQREFDRVSGLQTENWRQSYVR, encoded by the coding sequence ATGCAATATCTACTCGATACGTGCGTCATCAGCGACTTCATCAAGGGTGAAACTGGCACTCAATTTAGGCTCAAGCAAACTCCACCGATTGAGATTGCCGTTTCTGCAATTACAGTCATGGAGTTACGTTACGGTTTAGCACTCAATTCGCAACGTGCCCAGAAAGTTGAACCAATCATTGCCAGCTTTCTGTCTTCCGTAACAATTCTCCCTTTCAGTACTATCGAAGCTGAACAAGCCGCTCGAATTCGTGCTACTCTCAAATCTCAAGGACAGCCGATTGGTGCTTACGATGTCTTGATTGCGGCTACAGCACTTCAACATAACCTTCTGATGATTACGGCAAACCAACGAGAATTTGATCGAGTTTCTGGTCTACAGACCGAGAATTGGCGACAGTCCTATGTCAGGTGA
- a CDS encoding putative cross-wall-targeting lipoprotein signal domain-containing proteiin, whose amino-acid sequence MFFRKQKIVSTLCGAIT is encoded by the coding sequence CTGTTTTTTCGCAAGCAGAAAATAGTTTCAACGCTCTGTGGGGCAATAACTTAG
- the rfbB gene encoding dTDP-glucose 4,6-dehydratase: MSSVDQLNFSVPRRTLLVTGGAGFIGANFVHHWRTNYPEDRVIVLDALTYAGNRSNLAHWEGKENFQFVQGDICDRSLVDQILQTEAIDTIAHFAAESHVDRSILGPAAFVQTNVIGSFTLLEAFLQHWRTKRQPDNYRFLHVSTDEVYGSLNTDDPPFTESTPYAPNSPYSASKAGSDHLVRAYYHTYKLPTIITNCSNNYGPYQFPEKLIPLMCINCLLGKQLPVYGDGQNIRDWLYVGDHCTALDLVIHQGLPGETYNIGGNNEVKNIELVQMLCQLMDELAVDLPIHPSQELITFVQDRPGHDRRYAIDASKIATQLGWTPAVTVTEGLRCTVQWYLMHRSWWKPLLSEQYQEYYNKVYLSQGEG; encoded by the coding sequence GTGAGTAGTGTAGATCAGCTAAACTTTTCAGTTCCAAGGCGAACATTATTAGTGACTGGGGGAGCAGGATTTATCGGTGCAAATTTTGTACATCATTGGCGTACAAATTATCCTGAAGATCGAGTCATTGTTTTAGACGCATTGACTTATGCAGGAAATCGCAGCAATTTAGCTCATTGGGAAGGAAAAGAAAATTTTCAGTTTGTTCAAGGGGATATTTGCGATCGCTCTCTTGTAGATCAGATCTTACAAACAGAGGCAATTGACACTATTGCTCATTTTGCGGCTGAATCTCATGTTGATCGTTCAATTTTGGGACCTGCTGCTTTTGTCCAAACAAATGTCATAGGGTCTTTTACTTTACTAGAGGCATTTTTACAACACTGGCGAACTAAGAGACAACCAGATAACTACCGTTTTCTGCACGTTTCCACAGATGAAGTTTATGGCAGTCTCAACACTGACGACCCGCCCTTTACAGAAAGTACACCTTATGCTCCAAATAGTCCTTATTCTGCCTCTAAAGCTGGCAGCGATCATTTAGTACGTGCCTATTATCACACTTATAAATTACCAACAATTATTACAAATTGCTCAAATAACTACGGTCCTTATCAGTTTCCAGAGAAATTAATTCCTCTAATGTGCATTAATTGCTTGCTTGGTAAGCAACTACCTGTTTATGGTGATGGACAGAATATTCGAGATTGGCTTTATGTAGGCGATCACTGTACTGCTTTAGATCTTGTAATTCATCAAGGTTTACCAGGAGAAACTTACAACATTGGTGGCAATAACGAGGTAAAAAATATTGAATTGGTACAAATGCTATGTCAACTTATGGACGAACTAGCAGTTGATTTACCAATACATCCATCACAAGAACTCATTACTTTTGTTCAAGATCGACCAGGACACGATCGCCGTTACGCAATTGATGCTAGTAAAATTGCTACTCAACTCGGCTGGACGCCTGCTGTCACAGTTACAGAGGGACTGCGTTGTACAGTGCAATGGTATCTGATGCACCGCAGTTGGTGGAAACCTCTACTCTCTGAACAATATCAAGAGTACTACAACAAAGTTTATCTTTCTCAGGGAGAAGGTTAA
- a CDS encoding ABC transporter permease, translating into MSFGRILVIATNVFREVVRDRILYIVGLYALILAVAIWFLPQLAATTEDKIFLDLGLAAMSLLGLIVAIFVGTGLINKEIEKRTVLVLISKPISRGEFIAGKHLGLSGVLGVLITAMTVLYLGFLQLGNIPYPLGSIVLAVLFLFLQLSLITAVAIAFGVFTSSVLATLLSFGVYLMGNFTQDLATLGRLSESANVQRMTEALYLFLPNLSRLDLKNLAVYGADALPNPLALIMSAGYGLLYTGLLLAIAVLIFSRRQF; encoded by the coding sequence ATGAGTTTCGGTCGCATCTTAGTGATAGCAACAAATGTATTTCGCGAAGTGGTACGCGATCGCATTCTATATATAGTCGGCTTGTATGCTCTCATATTGGCTGTGGCAATTTGGTTTTTGCCACAACTTGCTGCAACCACAGAAGATAAGATTTTCTTGGATCTTGGCTTAGCAGCGATGAGTTTGCTGGGCTTAATTGTTGCGATCTTTGTTGGCACTGGGCTAATCAATAAAGAAATTGAAAAGCGAACTGTGTTAGTTTTAATTTCCAAACCAATCAGCCGAGGGGAATTCATTGCAGGTAAACACTTGGGATTGTCAGGAGTACTCGGTGTCTTGATTACAGCAATGACAGTTCTTTATCTCGGATTTCTGCAACTAGGGAATATTCCGTATCCGTTAGGAAGTATTGTTCTTGCTGTGCTGTTTTTGTTCTTGCAATTGTCGCTAATTACAGCAGTAGCGATCGCATTTGGAGTATTCACAAGTTCTGTACTGGCAACTCTTTTAAGCTTTGGCGTTTATTTAATGGGTAACTTTACTCAAGATCTAGCCACTTTAGGTCGTCTGAGCGAAAGTGCTAACGTTCAACGCATGACTGAGGCTTTATATCTCTTCTTACCTAACCTATCACGCCTAGATTTAAAGAACCTAGCTGTTTATGGTGCTGATGCCTTACCGAATCCACTCGCACTCATTATGAGTGCAGGTTATGGTTTGTTGTATACAGGGTTGTTGTTAGCGATCGCTGTCTTAATTTTTTCTCGCCGTCAGTTTTAA
- a CDS encoding ACT domain-containing protein, which translates to MSGETNLTVLLKLMNPILHDEEYIFCSVDRQDHSYLKLDPICIFHEDEGLTLIVQRDRADAAEISYSSVFRMVTLSVHSSLDAVGFLATITNKLAKHGISVNPISAYYHDHLFVPSARAGEVMKLLRDFSTDRSNM; encoded by the coding sequence ATGTCAGGTGAAACGAATTTAACGGTTTTACTAAAGTTAATGAATCCTATTCTGCATGATGAAGAATACATTTTTTGCAGTGTGGATCGTCAGGATCATAGTTATTTAAAACTCGATCCTATCTGTATATTTCACGAAGATGAAGGGCTAACACTAATTGTACAGCGCGATCGCGCAGATGCTGCTGAGATTTCCTATTCCTCTGTTTTTCGGATGGTGACATTATCCGTTCATTCCAGCCTAGATGCTGTAGGGTTTCTCGCTACCATTACCAACAAGCTTGCTAAACATGGCATCAGTGTTAACCCAATTTCAGCATATTATCATGACCACTTATTTGTTCCATCTGCACGAGCTGGTGAGGTTATGAAGTTGTTACGTGATTTTTCGACTGATAGATCTAATATGTAA
- the rfaE1 gene encoding D-glycero-beta-D-manno-heptose-7-phosphate kinase: MVDAFKVQLQACAERLMSLIDRFSQTRVLVVGDLTLDEFLTGQVERISREAPVLILRHEVTKQVPGGGANAVYNLAKLGAQVKAVGLLGKDDQGRSLHELLVAAGIDTQGVFFDPQRPTVTKTRISGHSRQSVTQQIVRVDRKSEQLPDTDLQQQLAAYIYSQIDTVDAVVCSDYGDGVLTQPVINAALSHPRTIVDSQTQIAQYQKATIFTPNLPEAEQAVGYQIDNSTTLAQAGKDLLALTQATHVLITRGEQGMSLFRRDGMVTHIPAFNRTEVFDVTGAGDTVVAALTLGLASGASFWEAAILGNLAASIVVRQFGTTTTTALEMKTALQALLEE, from the coding sequence ATGGTTGATGCTTTTAAGGTTCAGCTGCAAGCTTGTGCTGAGCGCTTAATGTCTTTGATCGATCGCTTTAGCCAAACGCGGGTTCTAGTTGTAGGAGATTTGACCTTAGATGAATTTCTCACTGGACAAGTCGAGCGCATTTCGCGGGAAGCACCAGTGCTAATTTTACGACATGAAGTGACCAAACAAGTGCCAGGAGGTGGAGCAAACGCAGTTTACAATTTAGCGAAGTTGGGAGCACAGGTAAAAGCTGTCGGGCTTTTAGGCAAAGACGATCAAGGGCGATCGCTGCATGAACTTCTTGTTGCAGCTGGTATTGATACTCAAGGGGTTTTCTTTGATCCCCAACGCCCTACTGTCACAAAAACTCGAATTTCTGGTCATTCGCGGCAATCTGTCACGCAGCAAATTGTCCGAGTAGATCGCAAATCAGAACAGCTACCTGACACTGATTTACAACAACAGTTAGCAGCATATATTTATTCACAAATTGATACTGTTGATGCTGTCGTTTGTTCGGATTATGGAGATGGTGTTTTGACTCAGCCTGTGATTAATGCAGCTTTGTCGCATCCGCGTACAATCGTCGATTCTCAAACACAAATTGCCCAGTATCAAAAAGCAACTATTTTTACACCAAACTTACCAGAAGCAGAACAAGCTGTAGGATATCAAATTGACAATTCCACAACGCTAGCTCAAGCTGGAAAAGATCTCTTAGCACTGACCCAAGCAACGCATGTTTTAATTACGCGAGGAGAGCAAGGTATGAGCTTGTTTAGGCGTGATGGTATGGTGACGCATATTCCTGCTTTTAACCGTACAGAGGTATTTGATGTCACTGGTGCGGGAGATACTGTAGTAGCAGCACTCACTCTTGGTTTAGCCTCTGGCGCTTCGTTTTGGGAAGCAGCTATATTAGGAAATTTGGCAGCAAGTATTGTCGTCAGACAATTCGGTACAACAACAACAACTGCATTAGAGATGAAAACTGCTTTACAAGCGCTGCTAGAGGAGTGA
- a CDS encoding DUF433 domain-containing protein: protein MTSTVRVVHSDPDILGGTPVFVGTRVPIKTLLDYLEAGDSLNVFLDHFPSVSREQAIAALELAKEMLTACANPA from the coding sequence ATGACATCTACAGTGCGTGTCGTTCATAGTGATCCCGACATACTGGGAGGAACCCCTGTTTTCGTTGGTACTCGCGTACCAATCAAGACTTTACTTGATTATCTGGAAGCGGGTGATTCTCTAAATGTGTTTCTAGACCATTTTCCTAGCGTTAGCCGCGAACAGGCGATCGCTGCCTTAGAATTAGCAAAAGAAATGTTGACTGCTTGTGCGAATCCTGCTTGA
- a CDS encoding murein transglycosylase A → MRNKTALMTLSLAVAILTTVPAAARMPLRPVYDTQSLQKQNADCCQAESLGFDEQIWGQSGQPGDKHALLTSIDHSLRYIKTPAATTAYRRYRGTGITRDRVQRSLERFRQLVVRSNSPAELQAAVSREFVFYQSTGRDGKGDVLYTAYYEPIYQASRVPTAEFRYPLYRLPTNFKSWRKPHPTRQELEGKDGLLGDKSRLKGLEIVWLRDRLEAFLAQIQGSARLQLADGQIISIGFAGKTDYPYTSIGKELAKDGKLPLAGLTLPVMIDYFTQYPTELNNYLPRNRGFVFFRETGGAPAVGSLGLPVTADRSIATDKSLMPPGALALIHTQLPFPNNFTGSMDYRLVSRYVLDQDTGGAIKGPGRVDYFMGTGKLAGDRAGVTGNRGHLYYLLLK, encoded by the coding sequence ATGAGAAACAAAACTGCTTTGATGACCCTAAGTTTAGCAGTCGCTATTCTGACGACAGTACCAGCTGCTGCTCGGATGCCGTTGCGACCAGTTTATGATACACAAAGCCTGCAAAAGCAGAATGCTGATTGTTGTCAAGCTGAATCGCTAGGATTTGATGAGCAAATTTGGGGTCAAAGCGGTCAACCAGGAGATAAACACGCATTACTAACATCAATCGATCATAGTTTGCGTTATATTAAAACACCAGCAGCAACAACTGCGTATCGAAGATATCGCGGAACAGGAATCACACGCGATCGCGTTCAACGTAGTTTAGAGCGTTTTCGTCAATTAGTGGTGAGATCGAATTCACCCGCAGAACTACAAGCTGCAGTATCTCGCGAGTTTGTGTTTTATCAGTCTACAGGGCGAGATGGCAAAGGCGATGTTCTCTACACTGCCTACTATGAACCAATCTACCAAGCTAGCCGCGTTCCTACTGCCGAATTTCGTTATCCTTTGTATCGGCTACCAACGAATTTTAAATCTTGGCGCAAACCCCATCCAACCCGCCAAGAACTAGAAGGCAAAGACGGCTTGTTGGGAGACAAAAGTAGACTAAAGGGCTTAGAAATTGTTTGGCTGCGCGATCGCCTAGAAGCATTCTTGGCACAAATTCAAGGTTCAGCCCGACTGCAACTTGCTGATGGACAAATAATTTCTATTGGTTTTGCTGGCAAAACTGATTATCCTTACACCAGTATTGGTAAAGAATTAGCCAAAGACGGCAAATTACCTTTAGCGGGTTTAACGCTACCTGTCATGATCGACTACTTTACACAATACCCGACAGAACTTAATAACTATTTACCACGCAATCGTGGTTTTGTGTTCTTTCGAGAAACTGGAGGTGCGCCAGCCGTTGGTTCTTTAGGATTACCCGTCACCGCTGATCGCTCGATCGCAACAGATAAATCACTGATGCCTCCTGGTGCATTAGCACTGATTCATACTCAACTACCGTTTCCCAACAATTTTACAGGTAGTATGGATTATCGCCTTGTTAGCCGCTACGTCTTAGATCAAGATACAGGTGGTGCAATCAAAGGACCAGGACGAGTAGATTACTTTATGGGAACTGGAAAACTAGCAGGCGATCGTGCTGGAGTGACTGGCAATCGCGGGCACTTGTACTATTTGTTACTGAAGTAA